One window of Rasiella rasia genomic DNA carries:
- a CDS encoding peptidoglycan-binding domain-containing protein, whose protein sequence is MKAIIIVLLAIIVAILGYNFYTSWHRFHPPNYHYTPTVEVPENHADKSLLLAYYEAVEKLNGYVITQWSANSIDVRNPEDDDDATNAAVLTYASKLATVKYYEGQLTTTEVKKTTSKTPSEKEKRKKLIEKMFYANQNDNAFKLGEKNALIFEVQRILIEKGEAVSHDGLYRIETQTALKNFEAKNNLFPDGKLDALTLDALLK, encoded by the coding sequence ATGAAAGCAATTATTATAGTATTACTAGCGATAATAGTAGCGATTTTGGGCTACAATTTTTATACTTCTTGGCATAGATTTCACCCGCCAAACTATCATTACACCCCAACGGTTGAAGTGCCTGAAAATCACGCAGACAAATCATTGTTACTTGCTTATTACGAAGCTGTTGAGAAGCTAAATGGCTATGTAATCACACAGTGGAGTGCAAATAGTATTGATGTTCGTAATCCCGAAGATGATGATGACGCCACAAATGCTGCCGTCTTAACATACGCGTCTAAGTTGGCAACTGTTAAGTATTATGAAGGACAGTTAACCACTACAGAAGTGAAAAAGACAACGTCTAAAACGCCTTCAGAAAAGGAAAAGCGCAAAAAATTGATTGAAAAAATGTTTTACGCTAATCAAAATGACAATGCTTTTAAGCTTGGGGAAAAAAACGCTTTGATTTTTGAAGTGCAACGTATTCTCATTGAAAAAGGAGAAGCCGTTAGTCATGATGGGTTGTACAGAATAGAAACACAAACGGCACTTAAAAATTTTGAGGCTAAAAATAATCTGTTTCCTGATGGTAAATTAGACGCCTTAACATTAGACGCTTTATTAAAGTAG